From a region of the Salinispira pacifica genome:
- the dprA gene encoding DNA-processing protein DprA — MDLAIHRISFLSTGEKLILQGLNLGREEFCSLTRYRLYEIGLSAPRRGKNFHPRELYNYTQLDLQWLERPGCHAIGIWEPAYPWLLKQIYNPPFLLFIRSRKAPVPGWSGDTSIAMVGTRTPSVAGYEGAHRLAGELARRGISIVSGLARGIDTACHNAVLSTPGITHGVLGHGPDMLYPASNRGLAARILASGGALVSEYPPGTEPRPYRFPERNRIISGLTHSVIVLEAPEGSGALITVDYALEQGRDVCVLGGVDTRRNGGGLQLLGQGACRVYSAEDVLNHVFPLVGL, encoded by the coding sequence ATGGATTTGGCAATTCACAGAATATCATTTCTCAGTACCGGAGAAAAACTGATTCTCCAGGGGCTAAACCTGGGCAGGGAGGAGTTCTGCAGCCTGACCCGCTACCGCCTCTATGAAATTGGGTTGAGCGCTCCCCGGAGAGGGAAAAACTTTCACCCCCGGGAACTCTATAACTACACTCAACTGGATCTGCAGTGGCTTGAGCGTCCGGGCTGTCACGCCATTGGAATCTGGGAGCCGGCGTATCCCTGGCTGCTGAAACAGATCTATAACCCTCCGTTTCTTTTATTCATCCGCAGCAGAAAAGCTCCTGTGCCGGGATGGTCGGGAGATACCAGCATAGCAATGGTGGGTACCCGCACCCCCAGCGTGGCGGGCTACGAGGGCGCCCACAGGCTGGCCGGAGAACTTGCCCGGAGAGGAATCAGCATCGTCTCGGGCCTGGCCCGGGGGATCGATACGGCCTGTCATAATGCGGTTCTCAGTACGCCGGGGATCACCCACGGCGTATTGGGGCACGGCCCGGATATGCTCTACCCCGCCTCCAACCGGGGGCTGGCTGCCAGAATTCTTGCCTCAGGCGGTGCGCTCGTTTCAGAATATCCCCCGGGCACAGAACCCCGTCCATACCGGTTTCCCGAACGAAACCGGATTATTTCCGGGCTTACTCATTCGGTGATTGTACTGGAAGCGCCTGAAGGATCCGGAGCGCTGATCACCGTAGACTATGCCCTGGAACAGGGCCGTGACGTCTGCGTTCTCGGCGGAGTAGATACCCGGAGAAACGGCGGAGGGCTGCAGCTGCTGGGACAGGGTGCCTGCCGGGTGTATTCTGCCGAAGATGTGCTGAATCACGTCTTTCCACTGGTGGGCTTGTAA
- the fliE gene encoding flagellar hook-basal body complex protein FliE, producing the protein MSIQFNANFLNPAQVSGDQFALYKTHRSHVGDEGLTVPEGQKSFGQMLFDSLEGVNQEQQYAHDISVQAVADPDSVDPHDVTIAMAKANLSLSITKNVVDRVVQAYQDITTLR; encoded by the coding sequence ATGAGTATACAGTTCAACGCGAATTTTCTGAATCCGGCGCAGGTAAGCGGCGATCAGTTTGCTTTGTACAAGACCCACCGTTCCCATGTGGGGGATGAGGGGCTGACCGTTCCGGAAGGACAGAAGAGCTTCGGCCAGATGCTTTTCGACTCCCTGGAAGGGGTGAATCAGGAACAGCAGTATGCTCATGATATCTCCGTTCAGGCTGTGGCGGATCCCGATTCCGTGGATCCCCATGACGTGACCATCGCGATGGCCAAGGCAAACCTGAGCCTGAGCATTACCAAGAATGTTGTGGATCGCGTGGTACAGGCGTACCAGGATATTACCACCCTGCGCTGA
- a CDS encoding tyrosine-type recombinase/integrase: MQDDHQKLVDEYIEYLEAVRGLSFHSVTAYRRDITQYILWLESQGDAPFPVDDRTLRAYMGQLGRKESAARTVNRKLSALRGFYRFHARRKASRGGGTAPSTHGASAAPAGPDATDASPGSAAPSGPDASIDAGAAVPGVKGVKAPRDLPEFLYEDEMNSLLIELEEKACDYFGWRDLLIAHLFYSTGCRLAELSGISREQVERNPARIRIRGKGGKERIVFLSSQTRRIIPDYLARRKEFLEQGEDPGALFLNRNRRALSPRGIQYILGKISTTRNLPGSLHPHMFRHSFATHLMNNGADIRMVQEMLGHENLSTTQVYTHTSLGALRDLYRNAHPHSRRRNISGDRNGEQG, encoded by the coding sequence ATGCAGGATGATCATCAGAAATTGGTGGACGAGTATATCGAATACCTTGAAGCCGTCCGGGGGCTCTCGTTCCACAGTGTCACCGCCTATCGCCGGGATATTACCCAATATATTCTCTGGCTTGAATCCCAGGGAGATGCTCCGTTTCCCGTGGATGACCGCACCCTTCGTGCCTACATGGGGCAGCTGGGCAGAAAAGAATCGGCTGCAAGGACGGTGAACCGGAAACTGTCGGCCCTACGGGGGTTCTACCGCTTTCATGCCCGCAGGAAAGCTTCCCGGGGCGGGGGGACCGCTCCCTCTACCCACGGAGCGTCTGCGGCACCCGCCGGCCCTGACGCAACCGATGCATCCCCCGGCTCCGCCGCTCCTTCGGGCCCCGATGCGTCTATCGACGCCGGAGCCGCCGTCCCCGGAGTAAAGGGTGTAAAAGCCCCCAGGGACCTTCCTGAATTTCTGTACGAAGACGAGATGAACTCACTGCTGATAGAGCTCGAAGAGAAGGCTTGCGACTATTTCGGCTGGCGGGACCTTTTGATCGCCCACCTGTTCTACAGCACCGGCTGCCGTTTAGCTGAACTCAGCGGTATATCCAGGGAACAGGTTGAGCGGAACCCTGCCAGGATCCGTATCCGCGGAAAGGGCGGAAAGGAGCGGATTGTTTTTCTCTCCTCCCAAACCCGCCGGATCATCCCTGACTACCTTGCCCGCAGAAAGGAATTTCTGGAGCAAGGGGAAGATCCGGGAGCTCTTTTTCTCAACCGGAACCGTCGGGCTTTGAGCCCCAGGGGAATTCAGTATATACTTGGGAAAATCAGTACCACCCGGAATTTACCGGGATCCCTTCATCCGCATATGTTCCGGCACAGCTTTGCCACGCATCTTATGAACAACGGAGCGGATATCAGGATGGTTCAGGAGATGCTGGGGCATGAGAATCTCAGCACAACTCAGGTGTACACCCACACCAGTCTGGGGGCTCTGCGGGATTTATACCGGAATGCCCATCCTCACAGCCGCCGCAGGAATATTTCCGGTGACCGGAACGGGGAGCAGGGATAA
- the hslU gene encoding ATP-dependent protease ATPase subunit HslU, whose amino-acid sequence MLKLEELTPRQIVKELDRYIIGQEKAKKAVAIALRNRVRRQKLPEDLVDEVAPKNIIMMGPTGVGKTEIARRLSKLTGAPFVKVEATKYTEVGYVGRDVESMVRDLMMVSVNMVKSELQEEVREEAEERVEEQLLDLLLPGSRKSPKNGGGMAGLFSKRSGTASGSASGAPSGEESGNVKELPPADSESEETAAQVSDSTREKFRQKLRDGKLEEKEVEISVSKSNMPAIEIFSGQNLEEIDLNLGSLGNIFGGKKKKKQTTIARAREILLAEEMERMVDTDRVADIARQRVEGLGIIFIDEIDKIAVKEGRNSGDVSREGVQRDILPIVEGSKVNTKFGVVDTSHILFIAAGAFHMSKPSDLIPELQGRFPIRVELEALTTEDFYNILTQPQNALTLQYVELMKTEGVTIDFSDEAIRELSRLAADVNSRTENIGARRLHTIMELLLEELSFTAPELSGQSVPITPEYVRERLSDIVQDQDLSRYIL is encoded by the coding sequence ATGCTGAAACTTGAGGAATTAACTCCCCGTCAGATCGTAAAAGAACTGGACCGCTATATTATCGGGCAGGAGAAGGCCAAGAAGGCGGTGGCCATTGCTCTGAGAAACCGGGTCCGCCGGCAGAAACTTCCCGAGGATCTTGTTGATGAAGTGGCTCCGAAAAATATCATCATGATGGGGCCTACCGGTGTGGGAAAAACCGAGATCGCCAGGAGGCTTTCAAAACTCACCGGTGCACCCTTTGTGAAAGTAGAGGCCACAAAATACACTGAAGTGGGGTATGTGGGCCGGGATGTGGAATCCATGGTCCGGGACCTGATGATGGTATCGGTGAACATGGTGAAAAGCGAGCTCCAGGAAGAGGTTCGGGAGGAAGCCGAGGAACGGGTGGAAGAACAGCTTCTTGATCTTCTTTTACCCGGAAGCCGAAAGTCCCCCAAAAATGGCGGAGGAATGGCCGGGCTCTTTTCCAAGCGAAGCGGCACAGCGTCAGGGTCCGCATCAGGAGCCCCATCAGGTGAAGAAAGCGGGAATGTGAAAGAGCTTCCCCCAGCGGATTCAGAAAGTGAAGAAACAGCTGCACAGGTATCCGATTCCACCAGGGAAAAATTCCGCCAGAAGCTGAGAGACGGCAAGCTTGAAGAGAAAGAGGTGGAAATTTCCGTCTCCAAGAGCAATATGCCGGCAATTGAAATATTTTCCGGCCAGAACCTTGAAGAGATCGACCTGAATCTTGGCAGCCTGGGAAATATATTCGGCGGAAAGAAAAAGAAAAAACAGACCACCATTGCCCGGGCCAGGGAAATTCTGCTGGCCGAGGAAATGGAGCGAATGGTTGATACAGACCGGGTTGCGGATATCGCCCGCCAGCGTGTGGAAGGCCTGGGAATTATTTTTATTGACGAAATAGATAAGATCGCCGTGAAAGAGGGGCGGAACAGCGGAGATGTGAGCCGTGAAGGCGTACAGCGGGACATTCTGCCCATTGTTGAAGGCAGCAAGGTGAACACCAAATTCGGGGTGGTGGATACATCCCATATTCTGTTCATCGCCGCGGGAGCCTTCCATATGAGCAAACCCAGCGATCTGATCCCCGAGCTTCAGGGCCGGTTTCCCATCCGGGTGGAGCTTGAAGCCCTCACCACCGAAGATTTCTATAACATTCTCACCCAGCCGCAGAATGCCCTCACTCTGCAGTACGTTGAGCTGATGAAGACCGAGGGCGTGACCATCGATTTCAGCGATGAGGCGATCCGTGAGTTGAGCCGCCTTGCTGCCGATGTGAACAGCCGCACCGAAAACATCGGTGCCCGGAGGCTTCACACCATCATGGAACTGCTTCTGGAAGAGCTCTCATTTACTGCGCCGGAACTGAGCGGTCAGTCCGTACCCATCACCCCGGAATATGTCCGGGAACGTCTCAGCGATATTGTCCAGGATCAGGATCTGAGCCGCTACATTTTGTAA
- the xerD gene encoding site-specific tyrosine recombinase XerD, with product MDPGKFFIDHLKFELQLADRTVETYGREIRSFIKFLGARGKMLNDCDEAVIQEYLVLRRKAGVDDRTVAKIISALRQFFFYLMKEKEVSTNPCLSLEMPRIPRTLPGVLSVEEVELILEQIDTDSPLGLRDRCLFELIYSCGLRISEAVDLTLERVHMDESLIRVRGKGDKERIVPMGEEAAHWIGRYIHEGRSRLYNPQRSERYVFLNHFGGKLSRKGMWKKFKEISQRAGISAKVHTLRHSFATHLLEGGADLRSVQALLGHADISTTQIYTHVDRDDLQDYHTKYHPLEEQVPGKSGG from the coding sequence ATGGACCCGGGAAAGTTTTTTATTGATCATCTCAAATTCGAGCTTCAGCTTGCGGACCGTACGGTGGAAACCTACGGCCGGGAGATTCGAAGCTTCATCAAATTTCTGGGAGCCAGGGGCAAAATGCTCAATGACTGCGACGAGGCGGTGATTCAGGAATATCTGGTGCTCCGGCGGAAGGCCGGTGTGGATGACCGGACGGTGGCGAAAATCATCTCCGCCCTTCGGCAGTTTTTCTTCTACCTGATGAAGGAGAAGGAGGTATCAACCAATCCCTGCCTGAGTCTGGAAATGCCCCGTATTCCCAGAACTCTTCCCGGTGTGCTCAGCGTTGAAGAAGTGGAATTGATCCTGGAACAGATAGATACCGACTCCCCTCTGGGGCTCAGGGACCGCTGTCTCTTTGAGCTTATCTATTCCTGCGGTCTGCGCATATCGGAAGCGGTGGATTTGACTTTGGAACGGGTCCATATGGATGAATCCCTCATACGGGTGAGAGGAAAAGGGGATAAGGAGCGGATTGTTCCCATGGGTGAAGAGGCCGCCCACTGGATCGGCCGATACATTCATGAAGGGCGCAGCAGGCTGTATAATCCTCAAAGAAGCGAGCGCTATGTATTCCTGAATCACTTCGGGGGGAAGCTCTCCAGAAAAGGAATGTGGAAGAAATTCAAGGAGATAAGTCAGCGGGCGGGAATTTCCGCCAAGGTTCACACCCTCCGCCACAGTTTCGCCACCCATCTGCTGGAGGGCGGTGCGGATCTCCGTTCCGTCCAGGCTCTGCTGGGGCATGCGGATATCAGCACCACCCAGATATACACCCATGTGGACAGGGACGACTTGCAGGATTATCATACAAAATATCACCCTCTGGAAGAACAGGTGCCGGGGAAAAGCGGCGGCTGA
- the deoC gene encoding deoxyribose-phosphate aldolase, giving the protein MNIQKIEEQLRSYFASRGVSLPDAFPCPEPQHSGEKRELKSYFDHTQLKQAAGDGEYEKLFDEALEYEPFSVCIPSSRLPQAARRLKDSPVKLCTVVGFPWGYDATEAKVAETIQAINEGAHEIDMVIALGFLKDGDYLYVYEDIRKVVQAAGGKLVKVILETSELSDEEIVQASFIAGWAGSWFIKTSTGFASGGASVDAVKLMRQVGGSILGVKASGGIRNREFTLELIEAGADRIGASATPAILTGADAGGSGY; this is encoded by the coding sequence ATGAATATTCAAAAAATCGAAGAACAACTACGAAGCTATTTTGCCTCCAGGGGAGTGTCTCTTCCCGATGCATTTCCCTGTCCTGAACCACAGCATAGCGGTGAGAAACGGGAATTGAAAAGCTATTTTGATCACACCCAGCTGAAACAGGCTGCGGGTGACGGGGAATATGAGAAGCTTTTCGATGAAGCCCTGGAGTATGAACCCTTCTCTGTGTGCATACCCTCCAGCAGACTTCCTCAGGCAGCCCGCCGGCTGAAGGACAGCCCGGTGAAGCTTTGCACCGTTGTGGGATTCCCCTGGGGATACGATGCTACGGAAGCCAAGGTTGCCGAGACCATACAGGCCATTAATGAAGGCGCCCATGAGATCGATATGGTGATCGCTCTCGGATTTCTGAAGGACGGGGATTATCTGTACGTCTATGAGGATATCCGCAAGGTGGTTCAGGCTGCAGGGGGCAAACTGGTAAAGGTTATTCTTGAAACCTCAGAACTGAGCGATGAAGAAATCGTACAGGCTTCGTTTATCGCCGGCTGGGCGGGGTCGTGGTTTATTAAAACATCAACCGGTTTCGCCTCCGGCGGAGCCAGCGTGGATGCGGTAAAGCTGATGCGCCAGGTTGGCGGAAGCATTCTTGGTGTGAAGGCCAGCGGGGGGATCCGGAACCGGGAGTTCACCCTGGAGCTGATCGAAGCCGGAGCCGACCGAATCGGCGCCAGCGCCACTCCTGCCATTCTCACCGGCGCAGATGCCGGAGGTTCGGGATACTGA
- the hslV gene encoding ATP-dependent protease subunit HslV, producing MAEKIRSTTVIAVKKDDSIAMAGDGQVTMGNAVMKGNAKKVRRIYDGKVLVGFAGATADAFTLFDKFEASLKEFNGDITRAAVELAKLWRTDRMLRKLEALLLVADKDQILLISGTGDVIEPETGAIAIGSGGNYAYSAALAYMDGSELSAGDIARRSLQIAGDICIYTNQNIVVEELN from the coding sequence ATGGCTGAGAAGATACGCAGCACCACCGTGATTGCTGTAAAAAAAGACGACAGTATTGCAATGGCAGGTGACGGACAGGTCACCATGGGAAATGCGGTAATGAAGGGCAACGCCAAAAAGGTGCGCCGGATTTACGACGGAAAGGTGCTTGTGGGTTTTGCCGGGGCAACCGCCGATGCGTTCACGCTTTTTGACAAGTTTGAGGCCAGTCTGAAAGAATTCAACGGAGATATTACCCGTGCTGCGGTTGAGCTTGCCAAGTTGTGGCGAACAGACCGGATGCTGCGGAAGCTGGAGGCTCTTTTACTGGTTGCCGACAAGGATCAGATCCTTCTTATCTCCGGAACCGGCGATGTAATCGAACCGGAAACCGGCGCAATCGCCATCGGCAGCGGAGGAAACTACGCTTATTCCGCAGCTCTGGCCTATATGGACGGCAGTGAACTCAGTGCCGGAGATATCGCCAGGAGAAGTCTTCAAATTGCCGGAGACATCTGTATTTACACCAACCAGAACATCGTAGTTGAGGAGTTGAATTGA
- the flgC gene encoding flagellar basal body rod protein FlgC → MGMFSTLNIASSGLTAQRLRQDVIANNIANVETTRTPEGGPYRRSRVIVAPSTEGTTWKSQYFPKALDSGVGSGVQVVEIDKDMDDPLRLVYDPTHPDAIKAGPQAGYVEYPNVNVVEEMTDLISASRSYDANIAVVDGAKNMFMKALEIGR, encoded by the coding sequence ATGGGAATGTTTTCCACTCTTAATATCGCATCCAGCGGACTGACAGCCCAGCGGCTCCGTCAGGATGTTATTGCCAACAATATCGCCAATGTGGAGACCACCCGGACCCCCGAAGGCGGACCCTACCGGCGCAGCCGGGTGATTGTTGCTCCCAGCACCGAAGGAACCACCTGGAAGAGCCAGTACTTTCCCAAAGCCCTGGACTCGGGAGTGGGGAGCGGCGTGCAGGTGGTGGAGATCGATAAAGACATGGATGATCCTCTCCGGCTGGTGTACGACCCCACCCATCCCGATGCAATTAAAGCCGGCCCCCAGGCGGGATACGTGGAGTATCCCAATGTGAATGTGGTGGAAGAGATGACCGACCTCATCTCCGCATCCAGAAGCTACGATGCCAACATCGCTGTTGTGGACGGTGCCAAGAACATGTTCATGAAAGCGCTGGAAATCGGCCGATAG
- the ftsZ gene encoding cell division protein FtsZ has translation MKLHILEDNAATGDPAAEPHTTGDAHIRSGTSPTVITVVGVGGGGSNAVNRMIETGLLDVNFIAMNTDQQALHGSMSKIQVALGQKLTGGLGAGGNPEVGEHAAQEDTERIRELLGGSDMVFITAGMGGGTGTGAAPVIAQVAKELGILTVAVVTKPFHFEGIRKQKIAQGGIDKLREHVDTLITIPNQHLLSIVEKNTPIRQAFLVADDVLRQGVQGISDLITQEGDINIDFADVRTIMMGKGDAIMGIGIGTGANRAVDAATNAINNPLLEDANIEGAKGLLVNVSGGSNFALNEYQEVMDIITANADDDALIIAGTGVDERLGEELKVTVIATGFYQSSSRSAGIRSTAPEQTVEEEASDESQSGSSAYISLNDWNKMTGKSDARPAPEAGGHTSRHYNDDELDIPAYIRHQRNKNRD, from the coding sequence ATGAAGTTACACATACTTGAGGACAATGCCGCAACAGGGGACCCCGCGGCAGAGCCTCACACCACGGGCGACGCCCACATTCGCAGCGGAACCAGTCCCACGGTAATTACCGTTGTAGGGGTTGGAGGCGGCGGAAGCAATGCCGTCAACCGCATGATTGAAACCGGACTGCTGGATGTAAATTTTATCGCCATGAACACCGATCAGCAGGCGCTCCACGGCAGTATGTCGAAAATCCAGGTGGCTCTGGGGCAGAAACTCACCGGAGGTCTGGGTGCCGGCGGCAATCCCGAAGTGGGTGAACACGCCGCACAGGAAGACACCGAGAGAATACGCGAGCTTCTGGGCGGATCGGATATGGTATTTATTACCGCCGGAATGGGCGGGGGTACCGGAACCGGTGCCGCCCCGGTGATTGCCCAGGTAGCCAAGGAACTGGGCATTCTCACCGTGGCAGTGGTGACCAAACCCTTTCACTTTGAAGGAATCCGAAAGCAGAAAATCGCACAGGGCGGAATTGATAAACTGAGGGAGCATGTGGACACCCTCATTACCATTCCAAACCAGCATCTGCTGAGCATCGTGGAGAAAAACACTCCCATCCGTCAGGCCTTTCTGGTGGCAGATGATGTTCTTCGCCAGGGCGTACAGGGCATTTCCGACCTTATCACCCAGGAAGGGGATATCAACATCGACTTCGCCGACGTGCGCACCATCATGATGGGCAAAGGCGATGCGATTATGGGCATCGGCATCGGTACCGGAGCGAACCGGGCCGTGGACGCCGCCACCAACGCCATAAACAATCCTCTTCTTGAGGACGCAAACATCGAAGGCGCCAAAGGACTGCTGGTGAATGTATCCGGCGGAAGCAACTTTGCCCTGAACGAGTACCAGGAGGTGATGGACATTATCACCGCCAATGCCGATGACGATGCACTGATCATTGCGGGTACCGGTGTGGATGAACGTCTCGGGGAAGAACTGAAGGTTACGGTGATTGCCACCGGGTTTTATCAGAGCAGCAGCCGCAGTGCGGGAATCCGTTCCACGGCCCCCGAACAGACGGTTGAAGAGGAAGCCTCCGATGAGTCCCAGAGCGGCAGCTCGGCGTACATCAGCCTGAATGACTGGAATAAAATGACCGGGAAAAGCGATGCCCGTCCGGCTCCGGAAGCGGGAGGCCACACATCCCGCCATTACAACGATGATGAACTGGATATTCCGGCGTACATCAGGCATCAGCGGAATAAAAACCGGGATTGA
- the flgB gene encoding flagellar basal body rod protein FlgB: MYTNNNWGKSLDILQRNMSVNLYRQEVIANNIANADTPNFKRQEVNYETSLKKALESENRPVFDAYLTNDKHVAFDREIDYRTVVPRRVTDFLTTAKNNGNNVDIEVESTNFINAQLSYNLMVSSVNHNFNNLNIVLQ; encoded by the coding sequence ATGTACACCAATAACAACTGGGGTAAAAGCCTGGACATTCTCCAGCGCAATATGAGTGTGAATCTCTATCGGCAGGAGGTGATAGCCAATAATATTGCCAATGCCGACACCCCCAATTTCAAGCGCCAGGAAGTGAACTACGAAACCAGCCTGAAAAAGGCCCTGGAGAGCGAAAATCGTCCGGTTTTTGATGCATACCTCACCAACGATAAGCATGTTGCCTTTGACCGTGAAATAGACTACCGCACCGTTGTGCCCAGACGGGTCACCGATTTTCTTACAACTGCCAAAAACAACGGCAATAACGTGGACATAGAAGTTGAATCCACAAATTTCATTAATGCCCAGCTGTCCTATAATCTCATGGTCAGTTCGGTGAATCACAATTTCAACAATCTGAATATAGTATTGCAGTAA